In one window of Syngnathus scovelli strain Florida chromosome 20, RoL_Ssco_1.2, whole genome shotgun sequence DNA:
- the LOC125990505 gene encoding homeobox protein Nkx-2.4-like, protein MSLSPPRHSTPFSVIDILQHGPMDDLHRRFGAVQEPGLAGLYRYQQQHQQQHQQHQQHQQQHLHQQHQHHLQHQPHLSTSPDAYNVGTSVPHFSGSVGGFCSGSGGGEMPAYQESLRAVGPAAAAWYGGPETRYAPISRLMGSCGGLSGGLSAALDGSAKAALSVAPRRKRRVLFSQAQVFELERRFKQQKYLSAPEREHLAGLIHLSPNQVKIWFQNHRYKLKRQLKDKAAQRHHDAGGGGGLCAINRSSPLLAKPSRGEPEPTAEAKTSNQQLERDVQEEHREGKGGHSLESPTGFRAHTDAAVLDYTGGVLGSSTLLYGRTW, encoded by the exons ATGTCCCTGAGCCCCCCCAGGCACTCCACCCCCTTCTCGGTCATCGACATCCTGCAGCACGGCCCCATGGACGACCTCCACCGGAGGTTCGGCGCCGTGCAGGAGCCCGGACTGGCCGGCTTGTACCGGtaccagcagcagcaccagcagcagcaccagcagcaccagcagcaccagcagcagcacctcCATCAGCAGCATCAGCACCATCTTCAACACCAGCCCCACCTGTCCACTTCTCCCGACGCCTACAACGTCGGCACCAGCGTGCCGCACTTCTCGGGCTCGGTCGGGGGGTTctgcagcggcagcggcggcggggaAATGCCGGCCTATCAGGAGTCGCTAAGGGCGGTTGGCCCTGCGGCTGCGGCCTGGTACGGCGGCCCCGAAACAAGATACGCACCAA TTTCCCGGCTGATGGGCTCCTGCGGCGGCCTGTCGGGCGGCCTGTCTGCAGCCTTGGACGGCAGCGCCAAGGCCGCCTTGTCGGTGGCCCCGCGGAGGAAGCGTCGAGTGCTCTTCTCGCAGGCCCAAGTTTTCGAGCTGGAGCGCCGCTTCAAGCAGCAAAAGTACCTGTCGGCCCCCGAGAGGGAGCACCTGGCCGGTCTCATCCACCTCAGCCCCAACCAGGTGAAGATCTGGTTCCAGAACCACCGCTACAAGCTCAAGCGACAGCTCAAGGACAAGGCGGCGCAGCGGCACCATGAcgcaggcggcggcggcggcctgtgCGCGATCAACCGCTCATCGCCGCTGCTCGCCAAGCCCAGCCGGGGCGAACCCGAACCGACGGCGGAGGCCAAGACGAGCAACCAGCAACTCGAACGGGACGTCCAGGAGGAGCACCGGGAAGGGAAAGGGGGCCACTCGCTAGAGTCGCCCACGGGCTTCCGCGCGCACACGGACGCGGCGGTGCTTGATTACACCGGCGGCGTGCTCGGTTCCTCCACTTTGCTCTACGGCAGAACTTGGTAG
- the LOC125990516 gene encoding homeobox protein Nkx-2.2-like — MSLGRVGFSVRDILDLPDSAAGTCCGSGAEDPEEDEANAEAAPEGNPTGNHLDLSLHAQPGASSDAARDPGERVCGGGRKRRVLFSKAQTLELERRFRQQRYLSAPEREHLAGRIRLTPNQVKIWFQNHRYKMKRARAERSLEALRVLRAQQGFVVPAVVLRDGKPSERPKGMLDLRLAFPLCAYAHVPQRALARLTCWNANWT, encoded by the exons ATGTCTTTGGGACGTGTCGGCTTCTCGGTGCGGGACATTCTGGACCTGCCGGACTCTGCTGCGGGGACGTGCTGcggttccggtgccgaagacccGGAAGAGGACGAGGCCAACGCCGAGGCCGCGCCCGAGGGGAACCCCACAGGGAATCACCTCGACCTGTCAC TGCACGCGCAACCAGGAGCGTCATCGGACGCGGCGCGCGACCCCGGCGAGCGCGTCTGCGGCGGCGGCCGGAAGCGTCGCGTCCTGTTCTCCAAAGCGCAAACGTTGGAACTGGAGCGTCGCTTCCGGCAGCAACGTTACCTGTCGGCGCCCGAGAGGGAGCACCTGGCCGGGCGCATCCGGCTCACCCCCAACCAGGTGAAGATCTGGTTCCAGAACCACCGCTACAAGATGAAGCGCGCGCGCGCCGAGCGCAGTCTGGAGGCGCTGCGGGTGCTGCGGGCGCAGCAGGGGTTCGTGGTCCCGGCGGTTGTGCTGCGCGACGGAAAGCCGAGCGAGCGGCCCAAGGGAATGCTCGACCTGCGGCTGGCCTTTCCGCTCTGCGCCTATGCGCACGTCCCCCAAAGGGCCCTCGCGCGGCTCACCTGCTGGAACGCCAACTGGACCTGA